The region GCAATTTCAATATAGTGTCGCTGCTCCCCGGGTGTAAGCTCCCCCTCCTTGAGCAACAGGGTTTCGAGATAGCCCTGCAGCGCCGCCAGCGGTGTACGCAGGTCGTGCGACACATTGGCCACCAACTCCCGTCGCAGACTGTCCGTCTGCCTGAGATGGGTCACCTGCTCGGTAATGCGGTGTGCCATCTGGTTGAAACTGGCCCCGAGGCGGTCAATCTCATCGCCCTGTGCCAGTTGACTGGTCTTGACTGCTATCTTCGTGGCCTGAGTATCAAAAAATTCCGCATGCTGGAAGTTGTCCATGGCGTCGGCCAGCCGGGCAAGGCGGCGCGTCAGGTAACGAAACAGCAGCAGGCCGGCCATCAGCGTCAGCAACAGGCTCGCGCCGATCGCCCACATACTGAGATGCAGGATGTAGCTGCCCTGGCGCATCTGGGCGATAGAGTCATAGGCCTGCCCCTCCAGCACTACATACAGATAGCCCTGGGTCGCGCCCCCCACAGAGACTGGCGCCACAGAAAATATCTTGCCGCCCTGCACGGCACGCGGATCGTCACCCAGCAGTGGCGCAGCCTCCACCCCCCGCATGAAACGCTGCAATGGCTCCAGCCCTACCCGCTTGCGCTGCAACTGCTCCGTCGGCACCGAGCAGGCGAGTATTGTGCCGCTCCTGTCGAGCAGGTAAATCTCGATATTGGGGTTGATCACCATCAGCATCTTGAATAATTCGTTGAGCGCCCCCTCGTTCACCCTGTCTTCCAGCATCAAGGTCTTTTCCGCCACCAGATGCTCGGCCAGCGTCCAGTTCAGTTTCTGGGTGGCCTCCTGCTGATACATCTGGGTGCTGAACAGGGTGAGCGCGATATAGAGCGCGCCGATGAGACACAGCAACCCCAGCAACACGGCCGCCAGTTTCGCCGACAGGGTCTTGAACATGATCAGTACCCGCGCACGTCGCCCGGCTCGGAAAATTTATAGCCGACGCCCCACACGGTAAGAATGTAATCCGGGTGCGTGGGATCGTGTTCGATTTTTGCGCGCAATCGGTTGATATGCGAATTCACCGTATGTTCGTAACCGTCGTGGCTGTAGTTCCATACCTGATCGAGCAACTGCGAGCGCGTGTACACCTTGCCCGGGTGCCGGGCAAATTGCAGCAGCAGGGCGAACTCCTTCGCTGTCAGCTCCACTGGTTTCCCGCGCAGCGTGACCTTGCGCCGGTCTACATCAATGACGAGATCACCCACGTGCAGCACCTGTTGCTCGTCACCGGCATTTTGGGCTGCCAGCGCATCCACACGACGAAACAGCGCCTTTACCCGCGCGATAAGCTCGCGGATGCTGAAGGGCTTGGTGAGATAATCATCCGCGCCCACCTCCAGCCCCAGCACCCGGTCAAGTTCCGTAGACTTTGCCGTCAGCATGAGAATCGGGATATAGGCGGGGCGCGCACGCAGGCTGCGACACACCTCCAGTCCGTCCAGCCCCGGAATCATGAGATCAAGCACGATGAGATCAAACTGCTGCGCGAGTGCGAGATCAAGCCCGGCACGCCCGTCATGCGCCAGCGTCACCTCGCAGCCGAGATCGCGCAGGTGCAATTCCACCAGATGCGCGATGTCTTTTTCGTCTTCCACCACCAGTATTTTGCGCGCCATGCAGGCCTCGCCGGATATTTCTCGATTGCTCAGGATACGGCAGGAGTTTCACAAAAGCATCACATGAAAAAAACAAAACCCCGCCAGGCTGCTCGCCGGGCGGGGCTGGAGACACGGGAGCAACCGATGTCAGTCGTCTCTGCCGAA is a window of Gammaproteobacteria bacterium DNA encoding:
- a CDS encoding ATP-binding protein — translated: MFKTLSAKLAAVLLGLLCLIGALYIALTLFSTQMYQQEATQKLNWTLAEHLVAEKTLMLEDRVNEGALNELFKMLMVINPNIEIYLLDRSGTILACSVPTEQLQRKRVGLEPLQRFMRGVEAAPLLGDDPRAVQGGKIFSVAPVSVGGATQGYLYVVLEGQAYDSIAQMRQGSYILHLSMWAIGASLLLTLMAGLLLFRYLTRRLARLADAMDNFQHAEFFDTQATKIAVKTSQLAQGDEIDRLGASFNQMAHRITEQVTHLRQTDSLRRELVANVSHDLRTPLAALQGYLETLLLKEGELTPGEQRHYIEIACRHSERLGRLVAELFDLAKLDSGVTLLQAESFALGELVQDVAQKYQLAAENKQIQIEVRCDADLPFVHADIGLIERVLANLIENALRYTPQNGTVTVHVIRREGVVRVQVGDTGCGIAAEDIPYIFDRFYRVEKTRQAHAGGTGLGLAIAKRILDLHGSLIEVQSEPGKGARFSFDLECAA
- a CDS encoding response regulator transcription factor, whose protein sequence is MARKILVVEDEKDIAHLVELHLRDLGCEVTLAHDGRAGLDLALAQQFDLIVLDLMIPGLDGLEVCRSLRARPAYIPILMLTAKSTELDRVLGLEVGADDYLTKPFSIRELIARVKALFRRVDALAAQNAGDEQQVLHVGDLVIDVDRRKVTLRGKPVELTAKEFALLLQFARHPGKVYTRSQLLDQVWNYSHDGYEHTVNSHINRLRAKIEHDPTHPDYILTVWGVGYKFSEPGDVRGY